From the genome of Lycorma delicatula isolate Av1 chromosome 11, ASM4794821v1, whole genome shotgun sequence, one region includes:
- the LOC142332235 gene encoding uncharacterized protein LOC142332235, which produces MGADGSWLLVVLLMGAVGAADDWSNCPSVCRCKWVSGKKVAECSNAALTTVPDGLSSEIQSIDLSGNTLQSIPKETFRSVSLINLHKIFLRDCGIQELHKDAFRGLEILIELDLSRNRIHVVHPGTFRDNVRLRLLYMNHNPIQKLEDGLFTNLTFLQTVDMSNCQLSHIGHKTFVNVPTLQHLHLNGNNLVHMKVSVVEPLRKLNSLVLDHNPWRCDCHLKAFRDWTIERNLYVQPTSCSEPPHLQGKYWNEIRSEDFACKPQIIWPPVGTSIEAEGDEVTLTCRVSGNPLPEIHWVVNSRIITNNSRPGYNDLRYTIREDRNGWMNLTIIRVRPQDRGDFTCVAKSPGGVDERNVTLNVRPYHDGGLLPISRPNEYWPLLMGLASGLIAVLLLAIVLCCCLCKRRSNEHPRPKKVPDNGQISHQIPATDQEKSLLTVVNPVQKPPRRYEPPPTQLSELNRNLLDDTGGSTIGDGEERSTASVEGSPQHIRSREGPEDGGAGPPYPPDLLAFPRASPSPQSPLHSPNSYMATLPYSRSHSPRHGYVTIPRRPRVPSWSSAPTPTLLEDPLSPKAEPVYDNLGPRTTADGSSVLSLNKSLPLDNTPRSRASHCHTLPAPRKTSLPPHFTHLDAPRLNRTAPEGASTTVVKRSGSAEGFSSLQRPKVPPKPPPKPKKNGPLYEDEGEDGTEV; this is translated from the exons ATGGGAGCTGATGGATCATGGTTGCTTGTAGTATTATTAATGGGAGCAGTAGGAGCAGCAGATGATTGGTCAAATTGTCCATCAGTATGCAGATGTAAATGGGTATCGGGTAAAAAAGTTGCTGAATGTAGTAATGCTGCTTTAACAACTGTACCAGATGGTCTTAGTTCAGAAATTCAATCAATTGATCTTTctg gaaaCACATTACAGTCAATTCCAAAAGAGACTTTTCGTTCAGTATCattgataaatttacataaaatatttttgagagaCTGTGGTATCCAAGAATTGCATAAAGATGCTTTCCGTGGTTTAGAGATATTAATCGAATTAGATTTGTCACGTAATCGTATTCATGTAGTACATCCAGGAACATTCAGAGATAATGTACGATTACGATTATTGTATATGAATCATAATCCGATACAAAAATTAGAAGAtggattatttacaaatttaacatttttacaaacagtCGATATGAGTAATTGTCAATTATCACATATAGGacataaaacatttgtaaatgtTCCGACATtacaacatttacatttaaacgGTAATAATTTAGTACATATGAAAGTATCTGTTGTTGAacctttaagaaaattaaattcattagtgTTAGATCATAATCCGTGGCGATGTGATTGTCATTTAAAAGCTTTTAGAGATTGGACAATTGAACGCAACTTATATGTACAACCGACATCATGTTCTGAACCACCACATTTACAAGGAAAATACTGGAATGAGATTAGATCAGAAGATTTTGCATGTAAACCGCAAATTATTTGGCCTCCAGTTGGTACAAGTATTGAAGCTGAAGGTGATGAAGTTACATTAACGTGCCGTGTATCCGGTAATCCATTGCCAGAAATACATTGGGTTGTTAATTCAAGAATAATTACCAATAATTCTAGACCTGGTTATAATGATTTACGTTATACTATTCGTGAAGACCGTAATGGTTGGATGAATCTTACAATAATTAGAGTAAGACCACAAGATCGTGGTGATTTTACTTGTGTTGCTAAAAGTCCTGGTGGCGTTGATGAACGAAATGTTACATTAAACGTTAGACCATATCATGATGGTGGTCTGTTGCCAATTTCTAGACCCAATGAATATTGGCCGTTATTAATGGGATTAGCATCTGGTTTAATTGCTGTATTGTTATTAGCTATTGTTCTTTGCTGCTGTCTTTGTAAACGACGATCAAATGAACATCCTAGACCAAAAAAG gttccTGATAATGGTCAAATAAGTCATCAGATACCAGCAACAGATCAAGAAAAAAGTCTTCTTACTGTGGTAAATCCTGTACAGAAACCACCAAGACGATATGAACCTCCACCTACTCAACTTTCTGAACTTAACCGAAATTTACTAGATGACACTG GTGGTAGTACTATTGGTGATGGTGAAGAAAGATCTACAGCATCTGTGGAAGGTTCACCACAACACATTCGATCAAGAGAAGGACCAGAAGATGGAGGTGCAGGTCCTCCATACCCTCCTGATTTATTAGCATTTCCTCGTGCTTCCCCGTCACCACAATCTCCATTACATTCACCAAATAGTTATATGGCAACATTACCATATTCAAGATCACATTCTCCAAGACAtgg ATATGTTACAATTCCACGTCGACCACGAGTACCAAGCTGGTCAAGTGCACCGACTCCGACACTGCTAGAAGATCCATTAAGCCCAAAAGCAGAACCAGTTTATGATAATTTAGGTCCAAGAACGACAGCTGATGGATCAAGCGTTCTATCGCTAAATAAAAGCTTACCTCTTGATAATACTCCCCGTTCAAGAGCTTCACATTGTCATACGCTTCCAGCACCACGTAAAACATCATTACCGCCACATTTTACACATCTTGATGCACCAAGACTAAACAGAACTGCACCAGAAGGTGCTAGTACGACTGTCGTGAAGCGTTCTGGTTCAGCAGAAGGTTTTAGTTCATTACAGCGTCCTAAAGTACCTCCAAAACCTCCTCCAAAACCGAAAAAGAATGGTCCTCTTTATGAAGACGAAGGTGAAGACGGGACAGAAGTCTGA